A part of Methanocalculus alkaliphilus genomic DNA contains:
- a CDS encoding thiamine pyrophosphate-dependent enzyme, with the protein MKGAEYISQAQNTWCPGCGNFTIQHSIKSVLSDLGVPREEAVIVSGIGCHAKIADYMQTNSFYGIHGRGIPVATGISLGNPALTIICSAGDGDAYAEGLDHLIFAAKRNVDITVIIHDNRVYGLTTGQYTPTSPPGFAGKSTPEGVKEDPFNPLDLMLSAGATFIARSYSRDKKGMEEVLKAAIQHKGFSFVEVLQVCASFYDVHACYDEHVYQAEGHDPKDQDAARMRIREWNYSGEGRIPLGILYSRDAPTFEERVLAGKEGVFDRTGLIQRAIEKR; encoded by the coding sequence ATGAAGGGAGCAGAATATATCAGCCAGGCACAGAACACCTGGTGCCCAGGATGCGGGAACTTCACCATACAGCATTCAATTAAGAGTGTCCTCTCCGATCTGGGGGTTCCTCGCGAAGAGGCGGTCATCGTCTCCGGTATCGGATGCCATGCAAAGATCGCTGATTATATGCAGACAAACAGCTTCTATGGGATCCATGGAAGGGGTATTCCGGTCGCAACCGGAATATCGCTGGGCAACCCGGCCCTCACCATCATCTGTTCCGCAGGGGATGGCGATGCGTATGCAGAAGGGCTGGACCACCTGATATTCGCTGCGAAGAGGAATGTTGACATCACCGTCATCATCCATGACAACAGGGTGTACGGCCTGACAACCGGCCAGTACACCCCGACATCTCCACCGGGTTTTGCCGGGAAGTCAACACCTGAAGGGGTGAAGGAAGATCCCTTTAATCCCCTTGATCTGATGCTCTCCGCAGGAGCCACGTTCATCGCCCGCTCATATTCACGGGATAAGAAGGGGATGGAAGAGGTTCTGAAAGCCGCAATTCAGCACAAGGGCTTCTCATTTGTCGAGGTGCTGCAGGTCTGCGCCAGCTTCTATGATGTTCATGCCTGTTATGACGAACATGTCTACCAGGCAGAAGGGCATGACCCAAAAGACCAGGATGCAGCCCGGATGCGCATCAGGGAGTGGAATTATTCCGGAGAGGGAAGAATACCCCTGGGCATTCTCTATTCACGAGATGCACCGACATTTGAAGAGAGGGTCCTTGCGGGGAAAGAGGGCGTATTCGATAGAACCGGACTCATCCAGCGAGCAATTGAAAAGAGATAG
- a CDS encoding HEAT repeat domain-containing protein — MGLFDIFRPNIEKLKERGDVDGLIRACESQDTQIREDAVSALRTLMPGALPDVIAAAVDRDEKKRACAALVLNRIGAPAIPHLMKILVKQDGREREYAAAALASIGTPAAAPLITCLRHIEEEKSDLIIATLAHIGSEGVPFLREGLFSPSCRSRRGAAQALDAIRSPPENEQEAAARLIALGRWKDLQRFRRSAVPILIRLLEDEYYVSRVNAARTLGTLGDSEAISPLLETLRDKDGNVRTAAAEALGAIGDVRATPHLLTALEDEYYNVRMEAASSLDRLGWHPANDTERARYFIATEQWEKVVALGRPAIPPLIDTLRDDYYSVRKGISESLRSLARYSVGPLEEALGNPDIRIRNGAGDILTSLGKSDRVFRPLRPGNPDERADAKQEKSQGAGSIDLSKKRRDNEKVQLKRLNDEKGERGEAASEEKEEKKPDENADHDDAGRTALFPEKKFEKIQRVIQRVDPAVHEKLAGIRSATPKEIDEQAEPLITALLRALSDGDEESRLIALDALLTIGPKALPVLIEALRDSSPPVRAAAAEMIGEIGEASAAGYLLPLLTDGDGTVRAMAARSLGKLRSTDALPSLITCLLDLKADVRREAVTALGRIGSPAVDDLIATLTGPSDEIRRGAAEALGEIRDPRAVPHLVRLLGSDNAGIRAAAIDALRRFDVAAIRPLEEILATGSREEKLAALAILADLGENARYLIERAAQDPDHVIAEKAGILLGGEESDTADELSQTQTPTQPDTRISEDITPLIRDLLSGNKEAQIRSAQELVLKGSAAVPPLIEILLKGNREQRATAAEILAEIRGPAVEELLSLLQNGTRDTRITVALLLGKIGDPQTIDPLIRMLTDQDYRIRKAAAESLGISMDPKAVPALAGLLTDDDPDVVVAAIRAIGYIGDPDAVEPLIQKLGDEDFSVRSASAEALAGMEDAAIGPLVSALSNPVKDLRSGAADALKEIGWNPGDGEVRARFLFAQGRWNELAAEGSVAVPVLINALADPDEDIRMGAARALGRTGDPAAITPLIRGLSDEYTLIRKVCADALFEMGEEALPPLKDEAAAADPMSRKMIQGVCDRILRKGNHL; from the coding sequence ATGGGATTATTCGACATTTTTCGCCCTAATATTGAAAAACTCAAAGAACGCGGAGATGTTGACGGGCTGATCAGGGCATGTGAATCGCAGGATACGCAGATACGGGAAGATGCCGTCTCTGCCCTGAGGACCCTGATGCCCGGAGCGCTGCCTGACGTCATAGCTGCGGCTGTGGATCGGGATGAGAAGAAGCGTGCCTGTGCTGCCCTTGTCCTCAATCGGATCGGAGCCCCCGCCATTCCACACCTGATGAAGATCCTGGTAAAGCAGGACGGGCGGGAGAGAGAATATGCCGCCGCAGCACTCGCCTCGATCGGGACGCCTGCTGCTGCACCTCTTATTACCTGCCTCAGGCATATTGAGGAGGAGAAGAGCGATCTCATCATCGCGACCCTCGCCCATATCGGATCAGAGGGTGTACCATTCCTCAGGGAGGGTCTCTTCAGCCCGTCATGCCGATCCCGGCGGGGTGCTGCACAGGCACTTGATGCGATACGATCCCCTCCGGAGAATGAGCAGGAAGCGGCTGCACGGCTTATCGCACTTGGGCGCTGGAAGGATCTCCAGCGATTCCGTCGGTCAGCAGTACCAATCCTGATCAGGCTCCTTGAGGATGAATACTATGTATCAAGAGTCAATGCCGCACGGACACTGGGTACTCTTGGTGACAGCGAGGCTATCTCCCCGCTCCTTGAAACACTCCGGGATAAGGATGGCAATGTCAGGACAGCGGCTGCCGAGGCGCTCGGTGCAATCGGGGACGTGCGTGCAACTCCACACCTCCTCACCGCATTGGAGGATGAGTACTATAACGTCAGGATGGAGGCAGCATCAAGCCTCGACCGGCTCGGATGGCATCCTGCCAACGATACCGAACGTGCGAGATACTTTATCGCAACCGAGCAGTGGGAGAAGGTCGTTGCCCTCGGAAGACCTGCAATCCCCCCGTTAATCGATACGCTCAGGGATGATTATTACAGCGTCAGAAAAGGTATCTCAGAATCGCTCAGGAGTCTCGCCAGGTATTCAGTCGGACCCCTTGAGGAGGCACTCGGCAACCCGGATATCAGGATACGAAATGGTGCAGGAGATATCCTCACCTCGCTTGGAAAGAGCGACCGGGTCTTCCGTCCGCTCAGGCCCGGAAACCCTGATGAAAGAGCGGATGCAAAACAGGAAAAAAGCCAGGGAGCCGGGTCAATCGATCTCTCAAAGAAGAGAAGAGATAATGAAAAGGTTCAGCTGAAGAGGCTGAATGACGAGAAGGGAGAGAGAGGCGAGGCAGCGAGCGAGGAGAAGGAAGAGAAGAAGCCTGATGAGAATGCCGATCATGACGATGCGGGGAGGACGGCACTCTTCCCGGAGAAGAAGTTTGAAAAAATTCAGAGAGTGATCCAAAGGGTCGATCCGGCAGTCCATGAGAAGCTCGCGGGCATCCGGTCAGCCACCCCAAAAGAGATCGATGAGCAGGCAGAGCCGCTTATCACTGCCCTGCTCCGTGCACTCAGCGATGGAGATGAGGAGAGCCGTCTCATCGCCCTTGATGCCCTCCTCACCATCGGTCCAAAAGCCCTCCCGGTTCTGATCGAGGCACTCAGAGACAGCTCCCCACCTGTCCGTGCTGCAGCGGCAGAGATGATCGGTGAGATTGGAGAAGCATCTGCCGCCGGGTATCTGCTCCCTCTCCTTACAGATGGTGACGGAACAGTGCGTGCCATGGCGGCACGGTCACTTGGAAAGCTACGAAGTACCGATGCACTACCCTCCCTGATCACCTGCCTCCTTGATCTGAAGGCCGACGTCAGGAGGGAGGCCGTTACCGCTCTTGGACGGATAGGAAGCCCTGCAGTTGATGATCTGATCGCCACCCTCACCGGACCCTCAGACGAGATCCGGCGGGGAGCGGCAGAAGCACTCGGAGAGATACGGGATCCAAGGGCGGTTCCACATCTGGTCCGGCTCCTTGGGAGTGATAATGCAGGGATCAGAGCCGCAGCAATCGATGCACTCAGGCGGTTCGATGTCGCCGCCATCCGCCCTCTTGAGGAGATCCTTGCCACCGGCAGCCGTGAAGAGAAGCTCGCGGCTCTTGCCATCCTTGCGGACCTCGGGGAGAATGCGAGATATCTCATCGAGCGGGCCGCTCAGGACCCGGATCACGTCATCGCTGAAAAGGCCGGGATACTGCTTGGAGGAGAAGAGAGTGATACTGCTGATGAGTTATCCCAAACCCAGACACCCACACAGCCGGATACCAGGATATCAGAGGATATCACACCTCTTATACGGGATCTCCTCAGTGGGAATAAGGAGGCACAGATCCGATCCGCACAGGAGCTCGTCCTGAAGGGATCAGCCGCCGTCCCACCGCTGATCGAGATCCTCCTGAAAGGAAACCGTGAGCAGCGTGCAACAGCCGCCGAGATCCTCGCAGAGATCAGAGGCCCGGCAGTCGAGGAACTGCTTTCTTTATTACAAAATGGCACCAGGGATACCAGAATCACCGTCGCACTCCTTCTTGGAAAGATCGGAGATCCCCAGACAATAGATCCCCTCATCCGGATGCTCACCGATCAGGACTACCGTATCCGGAAGGCCGCGGCTGAGTCGCTTGGGATCTCAATGGATCCAAAGGCAGTCCCGGCACTTGCCGGGCTTCTCACAGATGATGATCCCGATGTCGTGGTTGCGGCTATCCGGGCGATAGGGTATATCGGCGATCCGGATGCGGTGGAGCCACTCATTCAGAAACTCGGTGATGAAGATTTCAGTGTCCGTTCCGCATCAGCAGAGGCTCTCGCAGGAATGGAGGATGCAGCAATCGGACCGCTCGTCTCCGCACTCTCAAATCCCGTGAAGGATCTCCGGTCAGGGGCTGCCGATGCATTGAAGGAGATCGGGTGGAATCCGGGGGATGGAGAGGTGCGGGCACGATTCCTCTTTGCCCAGGGGCGATGGAACGAGCTGGCGGCAGAGGGATCGGTTGCGGTGCCGGTTCTCATCAACGCACTTGCTGATCCGGATGAGGATATCAGAATGGGTGCGGCCCGGGCACTCGGCAGAACCGGAGATCCCGCTGCGATCACCCCGCTCATCAGGGGCCTTTCCGATGAATATACCCTGATCAGAAAGGTCTGTGCAGATGCACTCTTTGAGATGGGGGAGGAGGCGCTTCCCCCCCTGAAGGATGAGGCCGCAGCAGCAGATCCGATGAGCAGGAAGATGATCCAGGGGGTCTGCGATCGGATCCTGCGCAAAGGAAACCATCTGTGA
- a CDS encoding manganese efflux pump MntP, with product MNGITLFLIAIALAMDSCAVSIAAGSTLKEHFWYYGIRAAFFFGLFQGGMPIIGYLIGEAGSEIIAPFDHWVAALLLGGIGGKMIYEGVYGNEEEKKGVASLSMLLVLAVATSIDALAVGVTFSLLEIPILVAALVIGIVTFGACIAGIMAGRHVGRFLGRRVELLGGIILIGIGARILIEGIFF from the coding sequence GTGAACGGAATCACCCTCTTCCTCATCGCCATCGCCCTTGCGATGGACTCCTGTGCCGTCTCGATAGCAGCCGGTTCCACACTGAAAGAGCATTTCTGGTATTATGGGATCAGGGCGGCCTTCTTCTTTGGACTGTTCCAGGGAGGGATGCCGATTATCGGGTACCTTATCGGAGAGGCGGGATCTGAGATCATCGCCCCCTTTGATCACTGGGTTGCAGCTCTTCTTCTGGGTGGTATCGGGGGGAAGATGATCTATGAGGGGGTATATGGAAATGAAGAGGAGAAGAAGGGGGTAGCCTCCCTCTCCATGCTCCTCGTCCTTGCCGTTGCAACGAGCATAGATGCCCTTGCTGTCGGTGTCACCTTCTCTCTGCTTGAGATCCCCATCCTCGTTGCCGCCCTCGTCATCGGTATCGTCACCTTCGGGGCCTGCATCGCCGGTATCATGGCCGGCAGGCATGTCGGGAGGTTCCTTGGCAGACGTGTTGAGCTCCTCGGCGGTATCATCCTCATTGGTATCGGTGCGAGAATTCTCATCGAAGGGATCTTCTTCTGA